One Pectobacterium cacticida genomic window, GTTGACCAGTACGTCCACCTTTCCAAGCTGCTGTTCTACCGCATCAAACATGCCGCGCACCTGGTCTGACTTGGAGACATCGGCCCGGATAGCGATCGCCGCTCCTCCAAGCTGCTTGATGTCCTCCGCTAGCGATTCGGCTTCGGCTTGGTTGGACGCGTAGTTGATGGCGACGGCGAAACCGTCGCGCGAAAGCTGACGGGTGATTGCTGCACCGATACCGCGCGACGCGCCCGTCACCAGAGCGACTTTGGTTGAATTGTTCATGGCTGACTCCTTTTGATGTGAAGGCGCTACTTTGCATTAATTGAAATAAAAGATAATCCAGCGTAAATTGCCATAACTATTCCATTCACATTAATAATTAGCCAATGGATCGCTTCCAGGAAATGCAAGTTTTCGTGCGGATCGCTGAGCGGCACAGCTTCTCGCTGGCTGCCGATGACCTGCAAATACCGCGAGCTACCGTCACCAATCTCATCAAGCGATTGGAGAGACGGCTAGGCGCACGGCTTTTGGAGCGCACGACGAGACAAGTTCGTCTTACGCATGACGGTGAAGCCTATTACCAGCGCTGTGTACGTCTGCTTGCAGACTTGGAAGAGGCAGACAGCGCCTTTCGAGAGGCGCAACCCAAAGGCGTACTGCGGGCTAATCTGCAAGGCACGCTCGCAAAGCATTTTGTTGTACCGGCACTGGATCAATTCTTGTCCCGATATCCCGAACTTTCTCTGCACCTGGAAGAAGATGACCGACTTGTGGATTTGGTCAGGGAAGGTGTCGATTGCGTGCTGCGCGCTGGGAATCTAGAAAGCTCTTCCTTGATCGCGCGCCGTGTCGCCGAGCTTGAACAGGTTACCGTGGCCAGCCCAGCCTATTTGAATCAAC contains:
- a CDS encoding LysR family transcriptional regulator — encoded protein: MQVFVRIAERHSFSLAADDLQIPRATVTNLIKRLERRLGARLLERTTRQVRLTHDGEAYYQRCVRLLADLEEADSAFREAQPKGVLRANLQGTLAKHFVVPALDQFLSRYPELSLHLEEDDRLVDLVREGVDCVLRAGNLESSSLIARRVAELEQVTVASPAYLNQHGVPRDLSDLKGHWAVDYIARPHGRVSSLEFRVGKEWIECPLASRVSVTGADLYTGAALSGLGLVQVPRYRISQEIAEGRLVVLLAEYPPAPLPVSVLYPQSRQLSLRVRVFTQWLAERFASALTRI